One region of Sulfuriroseicoccus oceanibius genomic DNA includes:
- a CDS encoding phosphonate ABC transporter ATP-binding protein, whose product MAATNTHPSFVLESASMQFKSTLALDEINLTIERGDRVALIGPSGSGKSTLLKLLNASLAPTSGSVLIHGKSTTGLTPKDLRKLRTTIGWIPQSLGVIDNLTVLQNIVLGGVGSQSLASTLRKLTFPSRADRLRVLEHLERVGIGQKLFERTSSLSGGQQQRVAIARTLFQNPQSILADEPVSSVDPARAEDLVDLLTTLADSHNATLVMSLHNLELAKRFFPRVIGLRKGHVVIDKPGSALTEADTQTLYDLSAEELTADA is encoded by the coding sequence ATGGCCGCCACCAATACCCATCCATCTTTCGTTCTCGAGTCGGCGTCCATGCAGTTCAAGTCCACCCTGGCGCTCGACGAAATCAATCTGACCATCGAGCGCGGCGACCGGGTGGCGCTCATCGGCCCCAGCGGCAGCGGTAAGAGCACGCTGCTCAAGCTGCTCAACGCATCGCTCGCTCCAACGTCCGGCAGCGTTCTCATCCACGGGAAATCAACCACCGGACTCACTCCAAAGGACCTGCGCAAGCTGCGCACAACCATCGGCTGGATCCCCCAGTCGCTCGGCGTCATCGACAACCTCACCGTTCTTCAAAACATCGTCCTCGGCGGCGTCGGCAGCCAATCGCTCGCCTCGACTCTCCGCAAACTCACCTTCCCGTCCCGCGCCGACCGGCTCCGCGTCCTCGAACACCTCGAACGCGTCGGGATCGGTCAGAAGCTCTTCGAGCGCACGTCCTCTCTTTCCGGCGGACAACAACAACGCGTCGCCATCGCGCGCACTCTGTTCCAGAACCCGCAATCCATTCTCGCCGACGAACCGGTCTCATCCGTTGACCCGGCCCGCGCCGAGGATTTGGTCGATCTACTCACAACGCTGGCAGACAGCCACAACGCAACCTTGGTCATGAGCCTCCACAACCTGGAGCTCGCCAAACGGTTCTTCCCGCGCGTCATCGGCCTGCGCAAAGGGCACGTCGTCATCGACAAACCCGGCAGCGCCCTCACCGAGGCGGACACTCAGACGCTCTACGACCTCAGCGCCGAAGAACTCACCGCAGACGCCTAG
- a CDS encoding PhnE/PtxC family ABC transporter permease, which translates to MPSPSSSSAPPRLPIRQWIGPRRGLLVLGIITLVLCYRLLGLEASELKTSREYLVTAGQFFSAALDPATEYQDDAVGANAKPIAQRALLGVVTMIRVAAGALAIALPAGLALGFLSARSWWRDLGIIPPAARRWYAPLNTGVRLLVTLLRSVHELLWAMLFLAAFGLTELTGTIAIAIPFAGTFGKVFGEILDEQDLAPASYLGAVGANPTHAFFTGVVPGAIPDLLSYAFYRFECALRSSAVIGFFGVESLGLYIRQSFENLYFNETWTYLYVLLVTLVLFEIWNIRIRRRLTSQPLH; encoded by the coding sequence ATGCCAAGTCCATCGTCATCGTCAGCCCCCCCCCGGCTTCCCATCCGCCAATGGATCGGACCGCGCCGCGGGCTGCTCGTGCTTGGCATCATCACGCTAGTGCTCTGCTACCGTCTGCTCGGACTCGAGGCGTCGGAGTTGAAAACCTCGCGCGAATACCTCGTCACCGCCGGGCAGTTCTTCTCCGCCGCACTGGATCCAGCCACCGAATACCAGGACGATGCCGTCGGCGCGAACGCCAAACCCATTGCCCAGCGTGCCCTGCTCGGAGTGGTCACCATGATCCGCGTCGCGGCCGGTGCGCTCGCCATCGCTCTGCCCGCCGGACTGGCTCTTGGCTTTCTCAGCGCCCGCTCATGGTGGCGTGACCTCGGCATCATCCCACCAGCAGCCCGTCGGTGGTACGCACCGCTCAACACAGGTGTCCGCTTGCTCGTGACCCTTCTGCGCTCGGTTCACGAACTGCTGTGGGCCATGCTCTTTCTCGCCGCCTTCGGCCTGACGGAACTCACGGGAACCATCGCCATCGCGATTCCATTCGCCGGCACGTTCGGCAAAGTATTTGGTGAAATCCTCGACGAGCAAGACCTCGCCCCCGCCTCGTATCTCGGTGCCGTCGGGGCCAACCCCACCCACGCATTCTTCACCGGCGTCGTTCCAGGCGCCATCCCCGACCTCCTCTCATACGCATTCTACCGCTTCGAATGTGCGCTGCGCTCGTCCGCCGTCATTGGGTTCTTCGGCGTCGAATCGCTCGGCCTCTACATCCGCCAATCATTCGAAAACCTCTACTTCAACGAAACCTGGACCTACCTCTACGTCCTGCTCGTCACTCTCGTCCTCTTCGAAATCTGGAACATCCGCATCCGCCGCAGACTCACCAGTCAGCCGCTCCACTAA
- a CDS encoding putative selenate ABC transporter substrate-binding protein, which yields MQTKQILKAVAATAAAASTLVLSQCNKASEESTGNDTTKASAENATLVISAIPDTKTTNQADKFQGLVDHLSEELGVKVTFAPSVDYTDSVEKFKSGDFHLVWYGGLTGVRARAAVDGAVAIAQGTEDPHYKSYFIAHESTGLEKSDTFPAEIADLKFTFGSNSSTSGFLMPSFFIKENTGKMPKDFFTQPVGFSGAHDKTALQVAQGQFQAGAINYKTYDKMVANGDIDPKVCRIIWVTPGYADYNFTAHPALNEVFGEGFIDKLQAALISADAKVVGDAINRSGIIEAKNEDFNGIEETARSIGEIR from the coding sequence ATGCAAACCAAACAGATCCTAAAAGCCGTTGCTGCCACTGCCGCAGCTGCCTCCACTCTGGTGCTGAGCCAATGTAACAAAGCCAGCGAAGAATCCACCGGTAACGACACCACCAAGGCATCCGCCGAGAACGCAACCTTGGTAATCTCCGCCATCCCAGACACCAAGACCACCAACCAGGCAGATAAATTCCAGGGCCTCGTCGACCACCTCTCCGAGGAACTCGGCGTCAAGGTGACCTTCGCTCCAAGCGTGGACTACACCGATTCGGTGGAAAAGTTCAAGTCCGGCGACTTCCACCTCGTGTGGTACGGCGGTCTCACCGGCGTGCGCGCCCGTGCTGCGGTTGACGGCGCTGTGGCCATCGCCCAGGGCACCGAGGACCCTCACTACAAGTCCTACTTCATCGCCCACGAGAGCACCGGCCTCGAAAAGAGCGACACCTTCCCAGCCGAAATCGCCGACCTCAAGTTCACCTTCGGCTCGAACAGCTCGACCTCCGGCTTCCTCATGCCAAGCTTCTTCATCAAGGAGAACACCGGCAAAATGCCTAAGGACTTCTTCACCCAGCCAGTCGGCTTCTCCGGCGCTCACGACAAGACCGCGCTTCAGGTTGCCCAGGGTCAGTTCCAGGCAGGTGCCATCAACTACAAGACCTACGACAAAATGGTCGCCAACGGAGACATCGACCCGAAGGTCTGCCGCATCATCTGGGTCACCCCTGGTTACGCGGACTACAACTTCACCGCACACCCTGCGCTCAATGAAGTTTTCGGTGAAGGATTCATCGACAAGCTCCAGGCCGCATTGATTTCCGCAGACGCCAAGGTCGTCGGCGACGCAATCAACCGCTCGGGCATCATCGAAGCCAAGAACGAGGACTTCAATGGCATCGAAGAGACCGCTCGCTCCATCGGCGAAATCCGGTAA